The proteins below come from a single Crateriforma spongiae genomic window:
- a CDS encoding VOC family protein yields the protein MSNKPLFSRLDHIAIVVRDTDEALTFYRDKLGLPVVIDERIESGNVRLTHLDMGNLHLQLVQPLTADHPLNQHLDQHGEGLHHLCFETDDVRTSFAALPERGMKPKSDTPHDGPLGRKAGFIDPSTSRDVIWEMTGPQ from the coding sequence ATGTCAAACAAACCCTTGTTTTCACGTCTGGATCACATTGCGATCGTCGTCCGCGATACTGACGAAGCGTTGACGTTCTATCGTGATAAGCTTGGGTTGCCGGTCGTTATCGATGAACGAATTGAATCGGGTAATGTGCGTCTGACTCACTTGGATATGGGCAATTTGCATCTGCAATTGGTCCAGCCCTTAACGGCGGATCATCCGCTGAACCAGCATTTGGACCAGCATGGCGAAGGTCTGCATCATTTGTGCTTCGAAACGGACGATGTACGCACCAGTTTTGCCGCATTGCCGGAACGTGGGATGAAGCCAAAAAGTGACACACCCCATGACGGGCCTTTGGGACGAAAAGCGGGATTCATTGATCCGTCAACCAGTCGTGACGTGATCTGGGAAATGACTGGCCCGCAGTAG
- a CDS encoding SDR family oxidoreductase has translation MATATPDSSRILVCGATGYVGGRLVGRLLEKGYRVTCLVRSPEKLTKFAWFRHERLRVVEGELEDPVATKKALADVHAAYYLVHSMQSAKGEYAKRDRELAVSFRQAAEASACKRIIYLGGLGELGPDLSQHLDSRREVGEILQAGAVPTTVFRAAMIIGSGSASFETLRYLVERLPVMVTPKWVKTETQPVAIRDVLRYLVQCLEVPETTGRTLDIGGPDVMTYQEIMQVMAEKLKLRRRIIFPVPVLTPRLSSLWIGLVTPVSASIARPLAEGLKNRTVCRNDDSVRLIPGERLGVESAIDAALGKTNRGEIETRWSTAGQMPGDPDWAGGTTLTDQRQTVVEGSAKQTFAEIRSIGGANGYWGAGFLWHVRGWMDQAIGGPGLRRGRRHPTDLHYGEAVDFWRVTRLIPNERLTLRAEMKLPGEAELDFQLQPQEIDKTQLVMTARFRPRGLLGLAYWYAVYPLHGFVFPVMLRGIARNVQSAKSP, from the coding sequence ATGGCGACAGCAACCCCTGACAGTTCTCGAATTTTGGTTTGTGGTGCCACCGGATATGTAGGCGGTCGATTGGTCGGACGGCTTCTGGAAAAGGGTTACCGAGTGACTTGCTTGGTTCGCAGTCCCGAAAAGCTGACGAAGTTCGCGTGGTTTCGTCATGAGCGATTGCGTGTCGTGGAAGGCGAACTGGAAGACCCCGTTGCGACCAAAAAGGCATTGGCGGATGTGCATGCCGCTTACTACTTGGTTCATTCGATGCAGTCGGCCAAGGGTGAATATGCCAAACGTGATCGAGAGCTGGCTGTTTCGTTTCGGCAAGCGGCGGAAGCCTCGGCTTGCAAACGCATCATTTATCTGGGCGGGCTTGGCGAACTCGGACCCGATCTGTCGCAACACTTGGACAGCCGTCGTGAAGTCGGCGAAATCTTGCAAGCGGGCGCGGTACCAACGACAGTCTTTCGTGCCGCCATGATCATTGGTTCTGGTTCGGCTTCGTTCGAAACACTGCGGTATCTAGTCGAACGGTTGCCCGTGATGGTGACACCTAAATGGGTCAAAACCGAAACGCAACCGGTCGCCATTCGCGATGTGTTGCGTTACCTGGTCCAGTGTTTGGAAGTTCCGGAGACGACCGGCCGGACGTTGGACATTGGCGGGCCAGACGTGATGACTTATCAAGAAATCATGCAAGTCATGGCGGAGAAGCTGAAACTAAGGCGACGGATCATCTTTCCGGTTCCCGTGTTGACCCCAAGGCTGAGTAGTTTGTGGATCGGCTTGGTCACGCCGGTCAGTGCCAGCATTGCGCGTCCACTGGCCGAAGGACTGAAGAACCGGACGGTTTGTCGTAACGACGATTCGGTTCGACTGATTCCCGGCGAAAGGCTGGGGGTTGAATCCGCGATTGATGCGGCGCTGGGAAAGACGAATCGAGGTGAGATCGAGACACGTTGGTCCACCGCGGGGCAAATGCCGGGCGACCCCGACTGGGCCGGCGGCACGACGCTGACCGATCAACGTCAAACGGTGGTGGAAGGTTCGGCCAAGCAAACGTTTGCCGAAATTCGCTCGATCGGTGGTGCCAATGGTTATTGGGGCGCCGGTTTCTTGTGGCACGTTCGCGGCTGGATGGATCAAGCCATCGGAGGTCCGGGACTACGACGCGGACGCCGGCATCCGACCGACTTGCACTATGGCGAAGCGGTCGATTTCTGGAGAGTCACCCGATTGATTCCAAACGAACGTCTGACGCTAAGGGCGGAGATGAAACTGCCGGGAGAAGCCGAACTGGATTTCCAGTTGCAGCCACAGGAAATCGATAAAACGCAACTGGTGATGACGGCTCGGTTTCGACCGCGAGGCCTGTTGGGGCTGGCCTACTGGTATGCCGTTTACCCGCTTCACGGCTTCGTCTTTCCCGTCATGCTGCGAGGAATCGCAAGGAATGTACAGTCGGCCAAAAGCCCCTGA
- a CDS encoding sulfatase family protein, giving the protein MRLVLLCATVVLLGCSLNTPVRASDRPNVLIVTVDDMSCDSIGVFGCPVPETTPAIDAFAKTALRFTKAHVLVGNCMPGRNLMWSGLYSHVNGVEGFRQNPEPDYPVLCDLAKDAGYFTAIRGKVNHSTPYTPYAWDAVLDTDADGKKYGVKDVESYGKSTRDAIRLSKQSGKPFCLMVNISDPHKPFYSQGFKEGKSDPNVPSKVFTADEVVVPGFLFDDPVVRDELALYYSSVRRADDCFATVMDALQQEGAAEETMVMFLSDHGMPLPFAKTQLYHHSTHTPLMVRWPGKTEPGSIDDQHMVSAIDFLPTLIDVMGMSHPTSDRLHGQSFAPALTGQSVDGFGYVIKQYNENSGRWRQPMRGIQTSQWLYLYNPWSDGKRIFSTATNGTNTARRMAVLARSNPNIQRRHDIYQHRTVEELYFVSNDPDCRVNLLEHPTADRAKVQQTVDKLREQLAMELERIHDPVAPLVRDVENAQLRQQYMQRQDQFGDQLRGKKRKRANQKKSSTKAG; this is encoded by the coding sequence ATGAGATTGGTATTGCTGTGTGCCACCGTTGTTTTACTCGGATGTTCGTTGAACACTCCGGTGCGAGCGTCGGATCGTCCGAATGTGTTGATCGTCACCGTGGATGACATGTCGTGCGATTCAATCGGTGTGTTCGGATGTCCGGTTCCCGAGACCACGCCCGCGATCGATGCGTTTGCTAAAACGGCCCTTCGCTTTACCAAAGCGCACGTGTTGGTGGGCAATTGCATGCCGGGACGCAACTTGATGTGGTCGGGTTTGTACAGTCACGTCAACGGTGTGGAGGGGTTTCGTCAAAACCCCGAACCCGATTATCCGGTGCTGTGTGACTTGGCCAAAGATGCGGGCTACTTCACCGCGATTCGTGGAAAGGTCAACCACAGCACGCCCTACACTCCCTACGCTTGGGATGCCGTGCTGGACACCGATGCCGACGGCAAAAAGTACGGTGTTAAAGACGTTGAAAGCTACGGAAAATCAACCCGCGATGCGATTCGTTTGTCCAAGCAATCGGGCAAGCCCTTTTGTTTGATGGTCAACATCAGCGATCCACACAAACCGTTTTACAGTCAGGGTTTCAAAGAAGGAAAGTCGGATCCGAACGTTCCCAGCAAGGTCTTCACGGCGGATGAAGTCGTCGTACCCGGCTTCCTGTTCGATGATCCAGTCGTTCGTGATGAACTTGCGCTGTACTACAGTTCGGTACGCCGTGCCGACGATTGTTTCGCGACGGTCATGGATGCTTTGCAGCAAGAGGGCGCCGCCGAAGAAACGATGGTGATGTTCTTGTCGGACCATGGCATGCCATTGCCGTTTGCCAAAACCCAGTTGTATCACCACAGCACTCACACGCCATTGATGGTCCGATGGCCCGGCAAGACTGAGCCCGGATCGATAGACGACCAGCATATGGTTTCGGCGATCGATTTTCTGCCGACGCTGATCGATGTGATGGGGATGTCACATCCCACTTCGGATCGTCTTCACGGGCAATCATTCGCCCCAGCATTGACGGGCCAGTCTGTTGACGGATTTGGGTACGTGATCAAACAGTACAACGAAAATTCGGGACGTTGGCGTCAACCCATGCGAGGAATCCAAACGTCTCAGTGGCTGTATCTGTACAACCCATGGAGCGACGGCAAACGGATTTTTTCAACGGCGACCAACGGCACGAACACGGCGCGACGGATGGCCGTGCTGGCGCGTTCGAATCCCAATATCCAGCGTCGGCATGACATCTATCAGCATCGAACGGTGGAAGAGTTGTATTTCGTTTCGAACGACCCCGATTGTCGCGTCAATCTGTTGGAACACCCGACCGCCGACCGTGCCAAAGTCCAGCAGACGGTCGACAAGTTGCGTGAACAACTGGCGATGGAATTGGAACGCATCCACGATCCGGTTGCGCCATTGGTACGCGATGTGGAAAATGCTCAGTTGCGGCAGCAGTACATGCAGCGGCAAGACCAGTTTGGCGACCAACTGCGAGGCAAAAAACGCAAACGAGCCAATCAGAAGAAGTCATCCACCAAGGCAGGATGA
- a CDS encoding carbon storage regulator: MLVLSRKVGQEILIPELGVVIQVTSTGSSKVQLGVQAPRDVRILRGELADCDRQVAELPCRKQRASTVSEYLRSCPSGESTKSEGVENNDVARRVRETSIGYRIDRFENQEWTSGLTAAPARVSA, from the coding sequence ATGTTGGTTCTGTCTCGAAAAGTCGGCCAGGAGATCCTGATTCCTGAGCTGGGAGTCGTCATTCAGGTGACCAGCACCGGGTCATCGAAAGTCCAGTTGGGCGTTCAGGCGCCGCGCGACGTTCGAATCTTGCGGGGCGAGCTTGCCGACTGTGATCGTCAGGTTGCGGAACTTCCTTGTCGCAAGCAGCGGGCTTCGACCGTTTCCGAATACCTTCGATCCTGTCCGTCTGGCGAATCTACGAAGTCCGAGGGTGTCGAGAATAATGATGTGGCACGTCGTGTTCGCGAAACGTCGATCGGTTATCGAATCGATCGTTTTGAGAACCAAGAATGGACCTCCGGGCTGACGGCAGCGCCGGCACGTGTTTCCGCCTAG
- a CDS encoding nucleoside hydrolase: MKAASFVVALITFGVMFPLVACSTASCQDAPVPIIFDTDIGNDCDDVLALGMIHALQSRGECELLAVTITKDHPQAAAFTDAVNTFYGRGQIPIGVCDSGVTNHAGRFNVLADAKDDSGHLRFPHDLRDGKQAPDAVSVLRKALADAKDHSVVIAQVGFSTNLANLLDSPGDSISPMSGNELVRQKVRLVSAMAGAFTQIKNNKGQLYDHQEYNVKMDIPAAQKLASQWPTPIWWSGFEIGKALPYPHQSILNDYDYVDHHPLSEAYTLYIPPPHDRPTWDLTSVLVAIRPDHHYFDLSPPGTVTVADDSLTTFMAQADGKHRYLIIPDGKADRITEALVLLSSQPPSVSPEPSR, from the coding sequence ATGAAAGCGGCTTCGTTTGTCGTTGCCTTGATCACGTTTGGCGTCATGTTCCCGTTGGTCGCCTGCTCAACGGCAAGTTGCCAGGACGCCCCGGTACCGATCATCTTCGACACGGACATCGGCAACGATTGCGACGACGTCTTGGCCCTGGGAATGATCCACGCCTTGCAATCCCGCGGCGAATGCGAGTTGTTGGCCGTCACGATTACCAAAGATCATCCACAGGCCGCCGCGTTTACTGACGCGGTGAACACGTTTTATGGTCGAGGTCAGATCCCGATCGGCGTCTGCGACAGTGGCGTGACGAATCATGCCGGTCGCTTCAACGTGCTTGCCGATGCGAAAGACGATTCGGGCCATCTGCGATTTCCCCACGACCTTCGGGATGGAAAACAGGCCCCCGATGCGGTTTCTGTTCTGCGCAAAGCCTTGGCCGACGCCAAAGATCACAGCGTGGTCATCGCACAAGTCGGTTTTTCAACCAACTTGGCCAATCTATTGGACAGCCCCGGCGATTCGATCAGCCCCATGTCTGGGAACGAGTTGGTGCGTCAAAAGGTTCGTCTGGTTTCGGCCATGGCGGGCGCTTTCACACAAATCAAGAACAACAAAGGCCAACTGTACGATCACCAAGAGTACAACGTCAAAATGGACATACCGGCGGCACAGAAGCTGGCATCACAATGGCCGACGCCGATTTGGTGGAGCGGATTTGAAATTGGCAAGGCGTTGCCGTACCCGCACCAAAGCATCTTGAACGACTATGACTATGTGGACCATCACCCGCTATCCGAAGCCTACACGTTGTACATCCCGCCACCACACGATCGCCCGACCTGGGATTTGACCAGCGTGTTGGTGGCGATTCGCCCTGATCACCACTACTTTGATCTGTCGCCGCCGGGAACTGTCACCGTTGCCGACGACAGCCTGACCACCTTCATGGCACAAGCAGATGGAAAGCACCGCTATCTGATCATTCCTGACGGCAAGGCCGATCGGATCACCGAAGCTTTGGTGTTGCTATCCAGCCAACCGCCCAGCGTTTCGCCCGAACCATCACGATAG
- a CDS encoding sulfatase has product MKHTTSILFCGLYLIAIATAGPATHAAENEPIKNVLMIVSDDLKASVLGCYGDPRCETPNIDRLAARGMLFRRAYCQGTWCLPSRKSFMYSKYQGTSQKTLGGFLQEHGYYTARVGKIFHMRVPGDIIDGTHGEDVEACWTERFNSAGREAHTPGDYACLNQNIFTDAPENRQSTRMPHRMFVTVQYDGSGDDQPDAKSAAKSIELLREHADQPFFLAVGFVRPHYPMVAPRNYFNQYPLSSIETPHVPENDLDDIPAAGLRGTRNGNNTIGQYPENQKRMWQGYYATVTFMDRQVGRILDELDRLGLANSTAIVFTSDHGYHLGEHTLWQKKNFHEEVTRVPLIISVPGIASGQTDAIVELVDIYPTVAELLGLAAPNDLDGVSLVNVLNDPMRSVRDSALSLDRIKSGWEFADRGDRWAYMRYVDGSEELYDMDSDPNQFRNLAKLPEYAAHLEASRRRMDDKIKRHELKR; this is encoded by the coding sequence ATGAAACATACGACATCCATTCTGTTTTGCGGATTGTATTTGATCGCTATTGCCACCGCGGGGCCGGCGACACATGCCGCCGAAAATGAACCGATCAAGAATGTGCTGATGATCGTCTCGGACGATTTGAAGGCCAGCGTTTTGGGATGCTATGGCGATCCCCGATGCGAAACACCCAACATTGATCGACTGGCCGCCCGCGGCATGTTGTTCCGAAGGGCCTATTGCCAGGGAACATGGTGTTTACCTTCGCGGAAGTCGTTCATGTACAGCAAGTACCAGGGCACTTCCCAGAAAACACTCGGGGGCTTTCTGCAGGAACATGGGTATTACACCGCCCGGGTGGGCAAGATCTTTCATATGCGAGTCCCCGGTGACATCATCGACGGCACCCATGGGGAAGATGTCGAAGCGTGTTGGACCGAACGTTTCAACAGCGCCGGTCGCGAAGCCCACACACCGGGTGACTACGCCTGTTTGAATCAAAACATTTTCACCGATGCACCGGAGAATCGTCAGTCCACCCGCATGCCACACCGCATGTTTGTGACGGTCCAATACGACGGTTCCGGCGATGATCAACCGGACGCCAAATCGGCGGCGAAAAGCATCGAATTGCTTCGTGAACACGCCGACCAGCCTTTCTTTTTGGCCGTCGGATTCGTTCGTCCACACTACCCGATGGTGGCACCTCGGAACTACTTCAACCAATACCCACTGTCGTCGATTGAAACGCCACATGTTCCCGAAAACGACTTGGACGACATCCCTGCGGCCGGACTACGGGGAACCCGTAACGGAAACAATACGATCGGCCAGTACCCCGAAAATCAAAAACGGATGTGGCAGGGTTACTATGCGACGGTGACGTTCATGGATCGGCAGGTCGGACGCATTTTGGATGAACTGGATCGCTTGGGGTTGGCCAATTCCACCGCGATCGTCTTCACCAGCGACCACGGATACCACCTTGGCGAACACACACTTTGGCAAAAGAAGAATTTTCACGAGGAAGTCACACGGGTTCCGCTGATCATCTCGGTCCCGGGTATAGCAAGCGGCCAAACCGATGCCATTGTCGAACTTGTCGACATCTATCCCACGGTGGCTGAATTGCTTGGACTGGCCGCACCGAACGATCTGGATGGTGTCAGCCTGGTCAACGTGCTGAACGATCCGATGCGATCGGTCCGTGACAGCGCGTTGTCCCTTGACCGAATCAAATCCGGATGGGAATTCGCCGATCGCGGTGACCGATGGGCCTACATGCGGTACGTCGATGGGTCAGAAGAGTTGTACGACATGGATTCCGATCCAAACCAATTCCGGAACTTGGCCAAGTTGCCGGAATACGCGGCGCATTTGGAAGCATCACGTCGACGCATGGACGACAAAATCAAGCGTCATGAATTGAAACGCTAG
- a CDS encoding four-carbon acid sugar kinase family protein yields MTINLQKALAGLPNPRSESLLPAIRQHHEGTRRKIVVLDDDPTGTQTVYDTPVLTTWGVDELLHAMRADGDLFYVLTNSRSLVKQDAVDLARQIGKNLQQAAAASGKDFVLISRSDSTLRGHYPAEVDAVAAATDQPDAIHVIAPFFLQGGRYTVDDVHYVADGDDLIPAAETPFAQDAAFGFQNSNLIDWVMEKWSGTIERQQIHSVGLADLRAADLSPVVKQLRSLAPRSVCVVNAAAMRDMEAFVYAALQAESSGQRFIYRTAASFVQAFAGMEPNPLLRSDQMVDANAKSGLIVVGSYVPKTTGQLNALLSAEPNLVPVVLDVAELLADSTDAYAGSLAQQVNEALASDQDVALYSSRQLVKGDDARSSLSIGNRVSATLVDIVRGVQQRPRFLIAKGGITSSDVATKGLDVHRAMVLGQILPGIPVWQLQQESRMPGMPYVVFPGNVGGESALLDAYRILKR; encoded by the coding sequence ATGACGATCAATCTACAAAAGGCTTTGGCGGGACTTCCGAATCCGCGAAGCGAATCGCTGTTGCCCGCGATCCGACAACACCACGAAGGAACGCGACGGAAGATCGTCGTTCTGGACGATGACCCGACGGGGACACAGACAGTTTATGACACGCCGGTATTGACCACGTGGGGTGTCGACGAATTGCTGCATGCCATGCGGGCCGACGGTGACTTATTCTATGTGTTGACCAATTCGCGGTCTTTGGTCAAACAGGACGCCGTCGATCTTGCCCGGCAGATTGGCAAAAACTTGCAGCAGGCCGCCGCGGCATCTGGAAAAGACTTTGTGTTAATTAGTCGCAGTGATTCAACACTGCGAGGACATTATCCCGCCGAGGTCGATGCCGTCGCCGCGGCAACGGACCAGCCGGACGCGATTCACGTCATTGCACCGTTCTTTTTGCAGGGCGGTCGTTACACCGTCGATGACGTTCACTATGTCGCCGACGGCGACGACTTGATACCAGCGGCGGAAACGCCTTTCGCCCAAGATGCCGCGTTTGGTTTTCAAAACAGCAACTTGATCGATTGGGTGATGGAAAAATGGTCTGGCACGATTGAACGACAGCAGATTCACTCGGTCGGTCTGGCCGACTTGCGGGCCGCCGATCTGTCGCCGGTGGTGAAGCAATTGCGTTCGTTGGCACCACGATCGGTCTGTGTGGTCAACGCGGCGGCTATGCGTGACATGGAGGCCTTTGTTTACGCGGCGTTGCAGGCCGAGTCATCTGGTCAGCGATTCATTTATCGAACGGCCGCTAGTTTTGTTCAAGCGTTCGCGGGGATGGAACCCAACCCGTTGTTACGATCCGATCAGATGGTCGATGCCAACGCAAAATCAGGACTGATCGTGGTCGGGTCATACGTGCCAAAGACGACCGGGCAACTGAACGCATTGTTGTCGGCCGAGCCGAATCTTGTCCCCGTCGTCTTGGACGTCGCGGAACTGTTGGCCGACTCCACCGATGCCTACGCCGGGTCGCTTGCCCAGCAGGTCAACGAGGCTCTGGCATCGGACCAAGATGTTGCGCTGTATTCGTCTCGACAGCTGGTCAAAGGTGATGATGCGCGATCCAGTTTATCGATCGGAAATCGCGTATCGGCCACGCTTGTGGACATTGTGCGTGGTGTTCAACAGCGACCGCGATTTTTGATTGCCAAAGGCGGAATCACCTCCAGCGATGTGGCGACCAAGGGCTTGGACGTTCACCGCGCGATGGTGTTGGGCCAAATTTTACCCGGCATTCCGGTTTGGCAACTTCAACAAGAGAGCCGTATGCCGGGTATGCCCTATGTCGTTTTTCCGGGCAACGTGGGCGGTGAATCGGCGCTACTGGATGCGTACCGGATTCTGAAACGCTGA
- a CDS encoding PEP-CTERM sorting domain-containing protein gives MKPAGFVLAATVAVFHACHAGNSNAEIVMMDFSDGEGVPGSVIDALPGSGQTADPTFGLAAASNVYEEEGFRITALSTGSVDVSSNFIYGQNGSGNHVDTSATSTGLSTVNVTSKDNLDGTFSGSGNTAIRFLLEQTDGSNFDFRSLQLSTFFDPGESTSSNQTVLFQALDTSDAVIGSLSFAFGSAGASFNSNAGPFTVDFTSTAGFDVANSIRWSQTHVGRHQFDNIVIDNLDAAAVPEPSSLFAMATMGGVVAWRKRRTKLAA, from the coding sequence ATGAAACCCGCAGGCTTTGTGCTCGCCGCCACGGTCGCAGTCTTTCACGCCTGTCACGCCGGCAACTCCAACGCCGAAATCGTCATGATGGATTTCAGCGACGGCGAAGGTGTACCGGGATCTGTGATTGATGCCTTACCCGGCTCCGGTCAAACCGCGGATCCTACCTTCGGCCTTGCGGCTGCTTCCAATGTCTATGAGGAGGAAGGGTTCCGTATCACTGCTTTATCAACGGGAAGCGTTGATGTTTCTTCCAATTTCATCTATGGGCAAAATGGATCAGGCAACCACGTTGATACATCGGCGACGTCGACCGGCTTGTCGACAGTGAATGTGACGAGCAAGGACAATCTTGATGGCACCTTCTCCGGTAGTGGTAACACTGCAATCAGGTTCCTTCTGGAGCAAACCGACGGATCCAACTTTGACTTTCGATCGTTGCAACTGAGCACATTTTTTGATCCCGGCGAGTCTACTTCGTCAAACCAAACGGTCCTATTCCAGGCGCTAGATACCAGTGATGCAGTCATCGGATCACTATCCTTTGCATTTGGCTCGGCCGGTGCCTCATTCAACAGCAACGCAGGTCCTTTCACCGTTGATTTTACCTCGACAGCAGGTTTTGATGTGGCCAACAGTATTCGTTGGTCGCAAACCCACGTCGGTCGTCACCAGTTCGACAACATCGTGATCGACAATTTGGACGCAGCCGCGGTCCCGGAACCGTCCAGCCTGTTTGCAATGGCGACCATGGGCGGCGTTGTCGCGTGGCGAAAGCGACGAACCAAACTTGCCGCCTAA
- a CDS encoding cyclase family protein codes for MKIIDLTLTLQPGMRGVEFETKYTVERDGWNARTLHLYSHCGTHMDAPLHFEASEQTIDQIPLDRCIGKAWVVDLSDLPPKTPIDVSHLGDIAERLQPGDALLLRTLWSRHVDDAQYYRDHFQPISPELARWMVQHHVRMVGVEPPSVADVNDLAAVTLVHQILLGGDVIIVEGLTNLDAIPGPSCTFAALPLKIHGGDGAPCRAFAMVDDE; via the coding sequence ATGAAGATCATCGATTTAACACTGACGCTGCAGCCTGGGATGCGTGGTGTGGAATTTGAGACCAAGTACACGGTGGAACGCGACGGCTGGAACGCGCGGACGTTGCATCTGTATTCCCATTGCGGGACACACATGGATGCTCCACTGCATTTCGAGGCATCCGAGCAAACGATCGACCAAATTCCTTTGGATCGATGCATCGGTAAAGCTTGGGTTGTGGATCTATCGGACCTGCCCCCGAAGACGCCCATCGATGTGTCGCATCTGGGAGACATCGCTGAGCGGCTTCAGCCGGGCGACGCACTGTTGTTGCGGACGCTTTGGAGTCGCCACGTCGATGACGCCCAGTACTATCGCGATCATTTTCAACCCATATCACCAGAGCTCGCCCGATGGATGGTGCAACATCATGTTCGGATGGTCGGCGTGGAACCACCGTCCGTGGCTGACGTCAACGATCTTGCTGCCGTGACGCTGGTTCATCAGATCTTGTTGGGTGGCGACGTCATTATTGTCGAAGGTTTGACAAATCTGGACGCGATCCCGGGACCGTCGTGTACGTTTGCCGCACTGCCCTTGAAGATTCACGGTGGCGATGGTGCGCCGTGTCGGGCCTTCGCAATGGTCGACGATGAATGA
- a CDS encoding Gfo/Idh/MocA family protein, translated as MSQLKGAVIGAGYFSQFHYDAWNRISDVEIVACCDRDLTRAKDAAQQYGIDHVYGDVGEMLDRHDVDFVDIITRPDTHLPLVQLAAARGLAVICQKPLAPTVAEARKLVDAADQQGVRLMVHENFRFQPWYREIKKLLDDGAIGDRLHTLSFRNRAGDGHGDDAYLARQPYFQTMEQFLIFEAGIHTIDTFRYLGGEITQAWCWHRKLNPVIAGEDTAIGVFRFQEGATGLYDANRYNESTADNPRYTFGDVLVEGNSGSIRLYDDGRLTIQRLGQKETPHDYSPSRHGFAGDCVFATQEHFVQNLLSGQPFETDGPSYLKSLAVQEAMYASSQSGCWESTER; from the coding sequence ATGAGTCAGCTTAAAGGCGCGGTCATCGGCGCCGGCTATTTCAGCCAATTTCATTATGACGCTTGGAATCGGATCTCCGACGTGGAAATTGTTGCTTGTTGTGATCGCGATTTGACACGAGCAAAGGACGCGGCACAGCAGTACGGCATCGACCATGTTTACGGCGACGTCGGCGAAATGTTGGATCGGCACGACGTTGATTTCGTCGACATCATCACGCGTCCCGACACGCACTTGCCTTTGGTGCAATTGGCGGCTGCCCGTGGTTTGGCGGTGATCTGTCAGAAGCCATTGGCCCCCACCGTAGCCGAGGCAAGAAAGTTGGTCGATGCGGCCGATCAACAGGGGGTTCGGCTGATGGTGCACGAAAACTTTCGTTTTCAGCCGTGGTACCGAGAGATCAAAAAACTCTTGGATGACGGTGCGATCGGAGACCGTTTGCACACGCTGTCATTTCGTAATCGTGCCGGCGATGGTCATGGCGATGATGCCTATCTTGCCAGACAGCCGTACTTTCAAACGATGGAACAGTTCTTGATCTTTGAGGCTGGGATTCACACGATCGACACCTTTCGTTACTTGGGCGGCGAAATCACCCAAGCGTGGTGTTGGCACCGAAAACTGAATCCGGTGATCGCCGGCGAAGATACCGCCATCGGCGTGTTCCGTTTTCAGGAGGGTGCGACGGGACTATACGATGCAAATCGTTACAACGAATCGACGGCAGACAATCCACGATACACGTTCGGGGACGTCTTGGTCGAAGGAAACAGCGGATCGATTCGGCTTTATGACGATGGTCGTCTGACAATACAGCGGCTTGGTCAAAAGGAAACGCCCCACGACTATTCACCCAGTCGTCATGGGTTTGCCGGCGATTGTGTCTTTGCGACCCAGGAACACTTCGTCCAGAATCTTTTGTCGGGCCAACCGTTCGAAACCGATGGCCCCAGTTACCTGAAAAGCTTGGCCGTCCAAGAAGCGATGTATGCGTCGTCGCAATCCGGGTGCTGGGAGTCGACCGAACGATGA